A genomic window from Brassica oleracea var. oleracea cultivar TO1000 chromosome C8, BOL, whole genome shotgun sequence includes:
- the LOC106312053 gene encoding random slug protein 5-like, giving the protein MEKENNKQQVVESVSISAEAEAENEPLIEDEMERSKVGIMRALCDRQDPSTKEVDDLMIRRFLRARDMDIEKASALFLKYLAWKKTVLPKGHIPESEIANDLSHHKVCMQGHDKKGRPILVIVGNRHNPSKGNPEEFKRFVVYALEKICARMPRGEEKFRAIVDLQGWGYSNCDIRGYLAALSTLQDCYPERLDKLYFVRAPYIFMTAWKVIYPFVDTNTKKKIVFVENKKLTPTLLEDIDEAQLPDIYGGKMPLTPIQDSH; this is encoded by the exons ATGGAAAAGGAGAACAACAAGCAACAAGTGGTGGAGAGTGTATCAATATCAGCTGAAGCTGAAGCCGAGAACGAGCCATTGATCGAAGATGAGATGGAGAGGAGCAAAGTTGGCATTATGAGAGCTCTTTGCGACCGACAAGATCCCTCCACTAAG GAAGTGGATGACCTAATGATCAGGCGGTTTCTTCGGGCGCGTGATATGGACATTGAAAAGGCTTCAGCATTATTCCTCAAGTACCTTGCTTGGAAAAAAACCGTTCTCCCAAAGGGGCACATACCAGAATCAGAGATTGCGAATGATCTGTCGCACCATAAAGTGTGCATGCAGGGACATGACAAGAAGGGTCGACCTATCCTTGTTATCGTTGGCAACAGACACAACCCTTCCAAAGGCAACCCTGAGGAGTTCAAGC GTTTTGTAGTTTACGCGCTGGAGAAGATATGTGCAAG AATGCCGAGAGGTGAAGAAAAATTCAGAGCTATAGTGGATCTGCAAGGGTGGGGATATTCTAACTGTGACATCCGGGGCTACCTTGCTGCTCTTTCCACTTTGCAG GATTGCTATCCAGAGAGACTAGATAAACTCTATTTTGTTCGTGCTCCCTACATTTTCATGACCGCATGGAAGGTCATTTACCCGTTTGTCGACACCAACACCAAGAAAAAG ATTGTTTTCGTGGAGAACAAGAAACTGACTCCCACTCTGCTTGAAGACATCGACGAAGCTCAACTTCCAGACATCTACGGTGGCAAAATGCCTCTTACTCCTATTCAGGATTCCCATTGA